In a single window of the Streptomyces sp. HUAS ZL42 genome:
- a CDS encoding extracellular solute-binding protein: MTSVGVRRSRRLGRGGIRRVVPLAAVATAGALLLSACGGSGSSSGGNAKSLTFWISTVPGQDAGWKKLVEQYKKEAGVSVKLVNIPYDGYTAKLKNAAQANSLPDVAAVPSLDPIWSNKLIDLSSIVNTKSNNINPNFLAKDSSGKVLSIPSDVTASGLYINETLFKKAGVAFPTSPDKTWTWTDFIKAANTVREKTKAKYSLTFDNSPSRLRAMVYEMGGQYVHADDSGKFSVDDATKKAVNYFVGLNDDKTMPKSVWTSGADPSAMFQSGDVVAYWSGVWQVAAFADSIKKFDWASVPTPAQPVQASDVNAGGMMVGFNNNGDAATAAQKFLSWVYEPDHYRELCEASGFLPVESGLNPKYPFTSPAAQAAFKLYNEEIPLYAPISGYFNNAQTDWVLKGKSLTEDPTKTELAKAINGQQSADKALENIVAGYNQQVGG; encoded by the coding sequence ATGACCAGTGTGGGTGTGCGGCGCTCCCGCCGACTCGGCCGCGGCGGCATACGCCGCGTGGTTCCCCTCGCTGCCGTGGCCACGGCAGGTGCCCTTCTGCTCTCCGCCTGTGGCGGGTCGGGGTCCAGCTCGGGCGGGAACGCCAAGTCGCTGACCTTCTGGATCTCCACGGTTCCGGGGCAGGACGCGGGCTGGAAGAAGCTGGTGGAGCAGTACAAGAAGGAAGCCGGCGTCAGCGTCAAGCTCGTCAACATCCCCTACGACGGCTACACGGCGAAGCTGAAGAACGCCGCGCAGGCGAACTCCCTGCCCGACGTGGCGGCCGTGCCGTCGCTGGACCCGATCTGGTCGAACAAGCTGATCGACCTCAGCTCCATCGTCAACACCAAGAGCAACAACATCAACCCGAACTTCCTCGCCAAGGACTCGTCCGGGAAGGTGCTGTCCATACCCTCGGACGTCACCGCGTCCGGCCTGTACATCAACGAGACGCTGTTCAAGAAGGCCGGCGTCGCCTTCCCGACCTCGCCGGACAAGACCTGGACCTGGACCGACTTCATCAAGGCGGCGAACACGGTCCGGGAGAAGACCAAGGCGAAGTACTCCCTGACGTTCGACAACTCGCCGTCCCGGCTCCGCGCCATGGTGTACGAGATGGGCGGGCAGTACGTCCACGCGGACGACTCGGGCAAGTTCTCGGTGGACGACGCGACCAAGAAGGCCGTGAACTACTTCGTCGGACTCAACGACGACAAGACCATGCCGAAGTCGGTGTGGACCAGCGGCGCCGACCCGTCCGCCATGTTCCAGAGCGGTGACGTGGTCGCCTACTGGTCCGGCGTGTGGCAGGTCGCCGCCTTCGCCGACAGCATCAAGAAGTTCGACTGGGCGAGCGTCCCGACTCCCGCCCAGCCGGTGCAGGCCAGCGACGTCAACGCCGGCGGCATGATGGTGGGCTTCAACAACAACGGCGACGCGGCCACCGCCGCGCAGAAGTTCCTGTCCTGGGTCTACGAGCCGGACCACTACCGCGAGCTGTGCGAGGCGTCCGGCTTCCTGCCCGTTGAGAGCGGTCTGAACCCGAAGTACCCCTTCACCTCCCCGGCGGCGCAGGCGGCGTTCAAGCTCTACAACGAGGAGATCCCGCTCTACGCCCCGATCTCGGGCTACTTCAACAACGCGCAGACGGACTGGGTGCTGAAGGGCAAGAGCCTCACCGAGGACCCGACCAAGACGGAGCTCGCCAAGGCGATCAACGGCCAGCAGTCGGCCGACAAGGCCCTGGAGAACATCGTGGCCGGCTACAACCAGCAGGTCGGCGGCTGA
- a CDS encoding nuclear transport factor 2 family protein has protein sequence MSDDEARIRALITEWADAVHRGDLDGVLADHAEDLVMFDVPPPDQGIRGLDAYRATWPPFFDWQAQGACFDIESLDVTAGTDVAYAHALLRCGTPEELAAHPTARLRLTFGLRKERGRWTVAHEHHSFPHD, from the coding sequence ATGTCCGACGACGAGGCGCGGATCCGCGCCCTGATCACCGAATGGGCCGACGCCGTCCACCGCGGCGACCTGGACGGCGTCCTCGCCGACCATGCAGAGGACCTCGTGATGTTCGACGTACCCCCGCCCGACCAGGGCATTCGCGGACTCGACGCCTACCGGGCGACCTGGCCGCCGTTCTTCGACTGGCAGGCCCAGGGCGCCTGCTTCGACATCGAGTCCCTCGACGTCACCGCGGGCACGGACGTCGCCTACGCACATGCCCTGCTGCGCTGCGGAACACCCGAGGAACTCGCCGCGCATCCCACCGCGCGCCTCCGGCTGACCTTCGGCCTGCGCAAGGAGCGGGGCCGCTGGACGGTCGCCCACGAACACCACTCGTTCCCGCACGACTGA
- a CDS encoding DUF6461 domain-containing protein, with translation MADGIEWVVDLEGWMSSVVFARGISPEELALRMGGDPDRATEPITDAEVWDLGITVYRPGADGDGVVRVGESAGWAFALEYGDSTGGDLLAEISRDGVEAVQYVPMQEHPPATVAYARDGVVLCGFGLAEERRRWGEEPDVLLPDLVAGNVLAADGDTQLAAEDEHFRVVYRRTLGVVERRFGLSLSPACLDDARLPAYAVRGTPRMTFAD, from the coding sequence ATGGCTGACGGCATCGAATGGGTGGTGGACCTGGAGGGCTGGATGTCCAGCGTCGTCTTCGCACGCGGGATATCACCCGAGGAGCTTGCCCTGCGTATGGGAGGCGACCCGGACCGGGCGACGGAACCGATCACCGACGCCGAGGTGTGGGACCTCGGCATCACGGTGTATCGACCGGGTGCGGACGGAGACGGCGTCGTGCGCGTCGGTGAGAGCGCGGGCTGGGCCTTCGCCCTGGAGTACGGGGACTCGACCGGCGGTGACCTGCTCGCGGAGATCTCCCGTGACGGCGTCGAGGCAGTTCAGTACGTGCCGATGCAGGAGCATCCACCGGCCACTGTCGCCTACGCCCGCGACGGCGTGGTGCTGTGCGGTTTCGGACTGGCGGAAGAGCGCCGGCGCTGGGGGGAGGAGCCGGACGTGCTGCTGCCCGATCTCGTCGCGGGCAATGTCCTCGCGGCCGACGGAGACACACAACTCGCCGCGGAGGATGAGCACTTCAGGGTGGTGTACCGCCGCACCCTGGGCGTCGTCGAGCGGCGGTTCGGGCTGTCCCTCTCCCCCGCCTGCCTCGACGACGCCCGTCTGCCGGCCTACGCGGTGCGCGGCACCCCGCGGATGACCTTCGCCGACTGA
- a CDS encoding carbohydrate ABC transporter permease → MTTTDMPRPVDAGPGRAVSKKQPRRAGSGGLRQAVPATTLLWVLACLYGLPVLWFILSSLKPASDLFSYPLTLVPRDVTLSGYLTAWRSANFSQYFINTTIVCVITTILTVGVSCCTGYALAKYDNKWLKAFFLCILATTMLPGEVMLAPSFLVVRDLGLYNSFAGIIFPAVLTATGCFMFRQFFLTVPDELVEAARIDGARELSIFVRIMVPLSRPIMLTLAILSFQWRWNDYIWPLLMLNDPNKFTVQIGIQSIVGAQNINWSVLLGASVISMIPLIVVFLVFQRYVMNADINAGLKD, encoded by the coding sequence ATGACAACCACAGACATGCCACGCCCGGTCGACGCCGGTCCCGGACGGGCCGTCTCCAAGAAGCAGCCCCGCAGGGCGGGTAGTGGTGGGCTCCGGCAGGCGGTGCCCGCGACGACACTGCTGTGGGTTCTGGCGTGCCTGTACGGGTTGCCGGTGCTGTGGTTCATCCTCAGCTCCCTCAAGCCGGCCAGCGACCTGTTCTCCTATCCGCTGACGCTGGTTCCGCGCGACGTCACCCTGTCGGGCTACCTGACGGCGTGGCGCAGTGCCAACTTCTCCCAGTACTTCATCAACACGACCATCGTGTGCGTGATCACCACGATCCTCACGGTGGGAGTCAGCTGCTGCACGGGGTACGCGCTGGCCAAGTACGACAACAAGTGGCTCAAGGCCTTCTTCCTCTGCATCCTGGCCACCACGATGTTGCCGGGCGAGGTCATGCTCGCCCCGTCGTTCCTGGTGGTCCGCGACCTCGGCCTCTACAACTCGTTCGCCGGCATCATCTTCCCGGCCGTGCTCACCGCGACCGGATGCTTCATGTTCCGCCAGTTCTTCCTGACGGTTCCCGACGAACTCGTGGAAGCCGCACGCATCGACGGCGCGCGTGAGCTGTCGATCTTCGTGCGGATCATGGTGCCGCTCTCCCGGCCCATCATGCTCACCCTCGCCATCCTGTCCTTCCAGTGGCGGTGGAACGACTACATCTGGCCGCTGCTGATGCTCAACGACCCCAACAAGTTCACCGTGCAGATCGGCATCCAGAGCATCGTCGGCGCGCAGAACATCAACTGGTCGGTCCTGCTCGGCGCATCGGTCATCTCCATGATCCCGCTGATTGTCGTCTTCCTGGTGTTCCAGCGTTACGTCATGAACGCCGACATCAATGCCGGACTGAAGGACTGA
- a CDS encoding ROK family protein: protein MVFAVLAQAGSATRPQLASLAGLSKPTVSAAVVELESVRLAAHSGTASGGMGRSAAVYRLGPAAGAVLAVDLGPALTRVRGCALDGTLLAQATGSRADAADVVREALGALPAGAPLRTIVVAVGDVARQQEGAGVRPATAKAGPVFDAMAVALPPGVPVHLENNVNCAALAELHEGAARGRHTFGYLRIGVGIGLGIVVGGQVLRGANGAAGELARLPYPWDEGREPRQEALEEYIGARSLLRRAAQAWQDTDGPCPGTAEQLFALAGEGRASARTVVGRHAADVGRLAAAVTAVLDPGLIVLGGSTGSDPQLLPGVRAELERLSWPTDVVSSTVGEFGTVVGAARLAVARGVQTVTEAARMKD from the coding sequence ATGGTGTTCGCCGTGCTGGCCCAGGCGGGCAGCGCGACCCGGCCACAGCTCGCGAGCCTGGCGGGCCTGTCCAAGCCGACGGTGTCCGCCGCCGTCGTGGAACTGGAGAGTGTCCGGCTCGCCGCCCATTCCGGCACCGCCTCCGGCGGTATGGGCCGCTCCGCCGCCGTCTACCGGCTCGGGCCGGCCGCCGGAGCCGTGCTCGCCGTCGATCTCGGCCCCGCCCTCACCCGGGTACGCGGCTGCGCCCTGGACGGCACCCTGCTCGCCCAGGCCACCGGCTCCCGGGCGGACGCCGCCGACGTCGTACGCGAGGCCCTCGGCGCGCTGCCGGCCGGCGCCCCGCTGCGCACCATCGTCGTCGCGGTCGGCGACGTCGCCCGGCAGCAGGAGGGCGCCGGTGTGCGCCCCGCGACCGCGAAGGCCGGTCCCGTCTTCGACGCCATGGCCGTCGCGCTGCCGCCCGGCGTTCCCGTCCACCTCGAGAACAACGTCAACTGCGCCGCGCTCGCGGAACTGCACGAGGGGGCCGCCCGCGGCCGCCACACCTTCGGCTATCTGCGGATCGGCGTGGGCATCGGCCTCGGCATCGTCGTCGGAGGCCAGGTGCTGCGCGGAGCGAACGGCGCCGCCGGAGAGCTGGCCCGGCTGCCCTACCCCTGGGACGAGGGCCGCGAGCCGCGCCAGGAGGCCCTGGAGGAGTACATCGGCGCACGCTCGCTGCTGCGCCGGGCCGCACAGGCCTGGCAGGACACGGACGGACCGTGTCCCGGCACCGCCGAGCAACTCTTCGCGCTCGCCGGAGAGGGCCGCGCCTCGGCCCGCACGGTCGTCGGCCGTCATGCCGCGGACGTGGGCCGGCTCGCCGCCGCCGTGACGGCCGTACTGGACCCGGGACTGATCGTGCTGGGCGGCAGCACCGGTTCGGACCCGCAGCTCCTGCCTGGTGTGCGGGCCGAACTGGAGCGGCTGAGCTGGCCCACCGACGTGGTCAGCAGCACCGTCGGGGAATTCGGCACCGTCGTGGGCGCCGCACGGCTCGCGGTCGCCCGGGGAGTCCAAACCGTGACCGAGGCCGCGCGGATGAAGGATTGA
- a CDS encoding beta-phosphoglucomutase family hydrolase codes for MTELGLPEEIQACLFDLDGVVTKTAVVHAAAWKDTFDAFLREREGEHFRPFDAHADYDEYVDGRPRADGVRTFLASRGIDLPEGDPDDPPGAETVHGVGNRKNELLLARIRTQGVEAYDSTLRYIEAVRAHGLRTAIVSSSANTLDVLRSIDAERLFDVRIDGVVAAERRLPGKPRPDTFLAAARDLGVEAARAAVFEDALAGMDAGRAGRFGYVVGVDRVGQAEALYAHGADVVVKDLAELGGRA; via the coding sequence ATGACGGAGCTCGGTCTTCCCGAAGAAATCCAGGCCTGCCTCTTCGACCTCGACGGGGTCGTCACGAAGACGGCCGTGGTCCACGCGGCCGCCTGGAAGGACACGTTCGACGCTTTCCTGCGCGAACGCGAGGGCGAGCACTTCCGCCCGTTCGACGCCCACGCCGACTACGACGAATACGTCGACGGGCGCCCGCGCGCCGACGGCGTACGCACCTTCCTCGCCTCCCGTGGCATCGACCTGCCCGAGGGCGACCCCGACGACCCGCCGGGCGCCGAGACGGTCCACGGCGTCGGCAACCGCAAGAACGAACTGCTCCTGGCGCGGATCCGCACCCAGGGTGTCGAGGCGTACGACAGCACGCTGCGCTACATCGAGGCGGTGCGCGCGCACGGGCTGCGGACCGCGATCGTCTCCTCCAGCGCCAACACCCTGGACGTGCTGCGCTCGATCGACGCCGAGCGCCTCTTCGACGTACGCATCGACGGCGTGGTGGCCGCCGAGCGCAGACTGCCGGGCAAACCGCGCCCCGACACCTTCCTCGCCGCCGCCCGCGACCTCGGGGTGGAGGCGGCGCGGGCAGCCGTCTTCGAGGACGCGCTGGCCGGCATGGACGCGGGCCGCGCGGGCCGCTTCGGTTACGTCGTCGGCGTCGACCGCGTAGGACAGGCAGAGGCGCTGTACGCCCACGGCGCCGACGTCGTGGTGAAGGACCTCGCCGAACTGGGAGGCCGCGCGTGA
- a CDS encoding glycoside hydrolase family 65 protein, translating into MITHRSYAVEPWTVRETDLSLDVLAQSESVFALSNGHVGWRGNLDEGEPHGLPGAYLNGVHELHPLPYAEAGYGYPESGQTVINVTNGKVLRLLVDDEPFDLRYGRLVAHERTLDLRRGVLERTCEWTSPAGTTVRVRSTRLVSLTQRAIAAVAYEVEPVDSRTRLVIQSELVANESLPDPNGDPRAARALKSPLEPEEDATSGHRLRLVHRTRRSGLRVAVAADHVVVGPEGTTTHSESNVDVARLTITSVLEPGERLRVEKLVAHGWSGTRSRPAMSDQVEAALAAADHSGWRGLLADQRAYLDDFWDRADVEVDGDEEIQQAVRFALFHVLQAGARAEQRAIPAKGLTGSGYDGHAFWDTETFVLPLLTYTAPDAVAEALRWRQNTLPAARERAAQLGLRGAAFPWRTIEGSEGSAYWPAGTAAFHVNADIADAVVRYTAATGDTDFERDTGVELLVETARLWRSLGHHDTHGAFHIDGVTGPDEYSAVADDNTYTNLMARANLLAAADAVRRHPEEAAGLDVDDEESAAWRDAAEAVYIPYNDELGVHEQHAGFTRYQPWDFAGTGPDQYPLLLHFPYFDLYRKQVVKQADLVLAMYTCAHHFDDDEVARNFAYYEPLTVRDSSLSACCQAVIAAQAGHLQLAYDYTTEAALMDLQDLEHNTRDGLHIASLAGTWMALVAGFGGLRRDGDSLRFAPRLPERFSRLAFTLQLLDRRLRVEIGPDKATYTLLSGAALTIRHHGTEVTVNGEGPAVRPVPPPPAHPAPGQPPHRRPKAR; encoded by the coding sequence GTGATCACCCACCGCTCGTACGCCGTCGAACCGTGGACCGTCCGCGAGACCGACCTCAGCCTCGACGTGCTGGCCCAGAGCGAGTCCGTGTTCGCGCTGTCCAACGGCCATGTCGGCTGGCGCGGCAACCTCGACGAGGGCGAACCGCACGGCCTGCCGGGCGCCTATCTCAACGGCGTCCACGAACTGCACCCGCTGCCGTACGCCGAGGCCGGCTACGGCTACCCGGAGTCCGGCCAGACCGTCATCAACGTCACCAACGGCAAGGTGCTGCGGCTGCTCGTCGACGACGAGCCGTTCGACCTGCGCTACGGCCGGCTCGTCGCCCACGAACGCACCCTGGACCTGCGCCGCGGCGTCCTGGAGCGGACCTGCGAGTGGACCTCCCCGGCCGGTACGACGGTACGGGTGCGCTCCACCCGGCTGGTCTCGCTCACCCAGCGGGCGATCGCCGCCGTGGCGTACGAGGTGGAGCCCGTCGACAGCCGGACCCGCCTCGTCATCCAGTCGGAGCTCGTCGCCAACGAGAGCCTGCCCGACCCGAACGGCGACCCGCGCGCCGCGCGGGCGCTGAAGTCGCCGCTGGAGCCGGAGGAGGACGCCACCTCGGGCCACCGGCTGCGCCTTGTCCACCGCACCCGGCGCAGCGGTCTGCGCGTCGCCGTGGCCGCCGACCACGTCGTCGTGGGGCCCGAGGGCACCACGACGCACAGCGAGAGCAACGTGGACGTGGCCCGGCTGACCATCACGTCCGTGCTCGAGCCGGGCGAGCGGCTGCGCGTGGAGAAGCTCGTCGCCCACGGCTGGTCCGGCACCCGCTCGCGGCCCGCGATGAGCGACCAGGTCGAGGCGGCGCTCGCGGCGGCCGATCACAGCGGCTGGCGGGGCCTGCTGGCCGACCAGCGGGCCTACCTCGACGACTTCTGGGACCGGGCCGACGTCGAGGTCGACGGGGACGAGGAGATCCAGCAGGCGGTCCGCTTCGCCCTCTTCCACGTCCTTCAGGCCGGCGCCCGTGCGGAGCAACGGGCCATCCCGGCCAAGGGCCTGACCGGATCCGGCTACGACGGCCACGCCTTCTGGGACACCGAGACCTTCGTGCTGCCCCTGCTGACCTACACCGCGCCCGATGCCGTGGCGGAGGCCCTGCGCTGGCGCCAGAACACCCTGCCCGCCGCCCGCGAGCGCGCCGCCCAACTCGGCCTGCGCGGGGCCGCGTTCCCCTGGCGGACCATCGAGGGCTCGGAGGGGTCCGCCTACTGGCCGGCCGGCACGGCGGCCTTCCACGTGAACGCCGACATAGCGGACGCCGTCGTGCGCTACACGGCGGCCACGGGGGACACGGACTTCGAACGCGACACCGGCGTCGAGCTGCTGGTGGAGACCGCCCGCCTGTGGCGCTCCCTCGGCCACCACGACACGCACGGCGCCTTCCACATCGACGGCGTCACCGGCCCCGACGAGTACAGCGCCGTCGCCGACGACAACACGTACACCAACCTCATGGCCAGGGCCAACCTGCTCGCCGCGGCCGACGCCGTCCGGCGCCACCCGGAGGAGGCGGCGGGTCTGGACGTCGACGACGAGGAGAGCGCCGCCTGGCGGGACGCGGCCGAGGCCGTGTACATCCCGTACAACGACGAACTCGGCGTGCACGAACAGCACGCCGGCTTCACCCGCTACCAGCCCTGGGACTTCGCGGGCACCGGCCCCGACCAGTACCCGCTCCTGCTGCACTTCCCCTACTTCGACCTCTACCGCAAGCAGGTCGTCAAACAGGCCGACCTGGTCCTGGCGATGTACACGTGCGCCCACCACTTCGACGACGACGAGGTCGCCCGCAACTTCGCCTACTACGAGCCCCTGACCGTACGGGACTCCTCGCTGTCGGCGTGCTGCCAGGCCGTGATCGCCGCACAGGCCGGCCATCTCCAGCTCGCGTACGACTACACGACCGAGGCCGCCCTGATGGACCTGCAGGACCTGGAGCACAACACCCGCGACGGACTGCACATCGCGTCGCTGGCCGGCACCTGGATGGCGCTGGTGGCCGGTTTCGGCGGCCTGCGCCGCGACGGCGACTCCCTGCGCTTCGCGCCGCGCCTGCCCGAGAGGTTCAGCCGTCTCGCCTTCACCCTCCAACTCCTCGACCGCCGCCTGCGCGTGGAGATCGGGCCTGACAAGGCGACGTACACGCTGCTGTCCGGCGCGGCTCTGACGATCCGTCACCATGGAACGGAGGTGACCGTGAACGGTGAGGGGCCCGCCGTCCGGCCCGTACCGCCCCCGCCGGCCCACCCGGCTCCCGGACAACCCCCGCACCGCAGGCCGAAAGCACGCTGA
- a CDS encoding nucleoside/nucleotide kinase family protein: protein MPLTFDDLLLRARSLVRDGRRALLGVTGSPGAGKTTLAETLVRELNGTGDPWVAHVPMDGFHLADVELERLGRRDRKGAPDTFDAAGYAALLRRLREETEDDIVYAPGFERVLEQPIAGAVPVPPAARLIVTEGNYLLLETGAWARVRSQLDEVWYCEADEDDRVRRLIARHEEFGKGRQEAVAWVVGTDQRNAALVAATRDRADLVVPPTLLAAPYEPSGAP, encoded by the coding sequence GTGCCCCTGACATTCGACGATCTGCTCCTGCGCGCCCGTTCCCTCGTACGGGACGGCCGCCGCGCGCTGCTCGGCGTCACCGGGAGCCCGGGCGCGGGCAAGACGACGCTCGCGGAAACGCTGGTACGGGAGCTCAACGGCACCGGCGACCCATGGGTCGCACACGTCCCGATGGACGGCTTCCACCTCGCCGACGTCGAACTGGAACGCCTCGGCCGCCGGGACCGCAAGGGCGCGCCGGACACGTTCGACGCGGCCGGGTACGCGGCACTGCTGCGGCGCCTGCGCGAGGAGACCGAGGACGACATCGTGTACGCGCCCGGTTTCGAGCGGGTCCTGGAGCAGCCGATCGCGGGGGCCGTACCGGTGCCGCCGGCGGCCCGGCTGATCGTGACGGAGGGGAACTACCTGCTGCTGGAGACGGGCGCCTGGGCGCGTGTGCGGTCGCAGCTGGACGAGGTGTGGTACTGCGAGGCCGACGAGGACGACCGCGTCCGGCGCCTGATCGCCCGGCACGAGGAGTTCGGCAAGGGCCGCCAGGAGGCGGTGGCCTGGGTAGTGGGCACGGACCAGCGCAACGCCGCCCTGGTCGCGGCCACACGTGACCGGGCCGACCTGGTGGTCCCACCGACGCTCCTGGCAGCACCGTACGAGCCGTCCGGGGCGCCCTAG
- a CDS encoding carbohydrate ABC transporter permease has protein sequence MTKRASDLSTSPPRRRSKYILAPLVLIAANVVLFSLFFVWPAVIGLVYSFTNYTGVGAFQFIGLDNYNNLFGDSTFYGALTRTVLYAVLFVPLNFALSLLAANLVVSKHAKGSSVARVIFFIPWLLSPIVVGVLWRWLFGENFGLVNYVIEKLGGGAVPWQSNADLSLLVVVMAASWMWTGFTMLLFIAAIKNVPVSYYEAASLDGAGPWRQFISITLPSIAPTSFIVILLNTINAMKEYPVFVALNNGGPGTSNNLLVQYIYETGFKRGQIGYASAASFVLMLILMAVAIIQLIVNRRVENR, from the coding sequence ATGACAAAACGCGCCTCGGACCTGTCCACGAGCCCGCCCAGGAGACGCAGCAAGTACATCCTTGCGCCGCTCGTGCTCATCGCGGCCAATGTCGTGCTCTTCTCGCTGTTCTTCGTCTGGCCGGCGGTGATCGGGCTCGTCTACTCCTTCACGAACTACACAGGTGTGGGGGCGTTCCAGTTCATCGGACTGGACAACTACAACAACCTGTTCGGGGACTCCACCTTCTACGGCGCGCTGACCCGGACGGTGCTGTACGCCGTTCTCTTCGTACCGCTGAACTTCGCGCTCTCGCTGCTCGCCGCCAACCTGGTGGTGAGCAAGCACGCCAAGGGCTCGTCGGTCGCCCGCGTCATCTTCTTCATCCCGTGGCTGCTGTCGCCCATCGTCGTGGGCGTCCTGTGGCGGTGGCTGTTCGGTGAGAACTTCGGACTGGTCAACTACGTCATCGAGAAGCTCGGCGGAGGTGCCGTTCCGTGGCAGTCGAACGCGGACCTGTCGCTGCTGGTGGTGGTGATGGCGGCATCCTGGATGTGGACGGGTTTCACCATGCTGCTGTTCATCGCAGCGATCAAGAACGTACCGGTGTCGTACTACGAGGCGGCCTCGCTCGACGGCGCCGGTCCATGGCGCCAGTTCATCAGCATCACGCTGCCGAGCATCGCGCCCACCTCGTTCATCGTCATCCTGCTCAACACGATCAACGCGATGAAGGAGTACCCGGTGTTCGTCGCCCTGAACAACGGCGGACCCGGCACGTCGAACAACCTGCTGGTCCAGTACATCTATGAGACCGGCTTCAAACGGGGCCAGATCGGATACGCGAGCGCCGCGTCGTTCGTGCTCATGCTCATCCTGATGGCCGTCGCGATCATCCAGCTGATCGTCAACCGGCGGGTGGAGAACCGATGA
- the prcB gene encoding proteasome subunit beta, whose translation MTGSERVGRLGEEFFTPGTSSFNEFLAAHRPELLPTRRPFPDGVRAAPDSFPHGTTVLALTYRDGVMIAGDRRATMGNLIAQRDLEKVHPADDHTAVAFAGSVGLALDMVKLYQVELKHFEKIEGIPMTLRAKANRLAGMIRQNLGQAMQGLAVVPLLAGYDVTAGAAARGRIFGYDVTGGAYEKTDFHAEGSGSPYARGALKKLFRPGMSRREAALAALQALWDAADDDSATGGPDINRRIFPIVSVITEDGFQRLSEPETEELSRQMAQQRSSRPDGPNAAP comes from the coding sequence ATGACAGGCAGCGAACGTGTCGGCCGGTTGGGGGAGGAGTTCTTCACTCCCGGGACCTCGTCCTTCAACGAGTTCCTGGCCGCGCACCGGCCGGAGCTGCTGCCCACACGCCGCCCGTTCCCCGACGGAGTCCGCGCCGCGCCCGACAGCTTCCCGCACGGCACCACGGTGCTGGCGCTCACCTACCGCGACGGCGTGATGATCGCCGGCGACCGCCGGGCCACGATGGGCAACCTCATCGCCCAGCGAGACCTGGAGAAGGTGCACCCGGCGGACGACCACACCGCCGTGGCCTTCGCCGGCAGTGTCGGGCTCGCGCTGGACATGGTGAAGCTGTACCAGGTCGAGCTGAAGCACTTCGAGAAGATCGAGGGCATCCCGATGACCCTCCGGGCCAAGGCGAACCGGCTGGCCGGGATGATCCGGCAGAACCTCGGCCAGGCCATGCAGGGCCTCGCCGTCGTACCACTCCTCGCCGGTTACGACGTCACGGCCGGCGCCGCGGCCAGGGGCCGTATCTTCGGCTACGACGTCACCGGTGGGGCGTACGAGAAGACGGACTTCCACGCCGAGGGCTCCGGCTCCCCGTACGCCCGGGGTGCGCTGAAGAAGCTGTTCCGGCCGGGCATGTCGCGGCGCGAGGCGGCGCTGGCGGCGCTCCAGGCGCTGTGGGACGCGGCGGACGACGACTCCGCGACGGGCGGCCCGGACATCAACCGCCGGATCTTCCCCATCGTGTCCGTCATCACCGAGGACGGCTTCCAGCGGCTGTCCGAGCCGGAGACCGAGGAACTCAGCCGGCAGATGGCGCAGCAGCGCAGCAGCCGCCCGGACGGGCCGAACGCGGCGCCGTGA